The Molothrus ater isolate BHLD 08-10-18 breed brown headed cowbird chromosome 18, BPBGC_Mater_1.1, whole genome shotgun sequence genome window below encodes:
- the HSPB8 gene encoding heat shock protein beta-8, which translates to MADSQMPFSCHYPGRRSLRDPFREPGLTSRLLDDDFGLSPFPGDLTADWPDWARPRLTTTWPGPLRAGLGRTPPMAPAYGAHFGGYPESRSPAPFPREPWKVCVNVHSFKPEELTVKTKDGYVEVSGKHEEQQVEGGIVSKNFTKKIQLPYEVDPITVFASLSPEGLLIIEAPQIPPYQQYGEGSSGSEIPVESQEATCT; encoded by the exons ATGGCCGATAGCCAGATGCCCTTCTCCTGCCATTATCCCGGCAGGCGCAGCCTCCGCGACCCTTTCCGGGAGCCCGGCCTGACCTCTCGCCTGCTGGACGATGACTTCGGCTTGTCGCCCTTCCCCGGGGACCTGACGGCGGACTGGCCCGACTGGGCTCGGCCCCGGCTCACCACCACCTGGCCGGGCCCCCTGCGCGCCGGCCTGGGCCGCACGCCCCCCATGGCCCCCGCCTACGGCGCCCACTTCGGGGGGTACCCCGAGAGCCGCAGCCCCGCGCCCTTCCCCCGCGAGCCCTGGAAGGTGTGTGTCAACGTGCACAGCTTCAAACCCGAGGAGCTGACCGTCAAAACCAAGGATGGCTACGTCGAGGTGTCAG GCAAACACGAGGAGCAGCAGGTGGAAGGAGGGATCGTCTCCAAGAACTTCACCAAGAAAATCCA GCTGCCCTACGAGGTGGATCCCATCACGGTGTTCGCCTCCTTGTCCCCGGAGGGGCTGCTGATCATCGAGGCGCCCCAGATCCCCCCTTACCAGCAGTACGGCGAGGGCAGCAGCGGCAGCGAGATCCCCGTCGAGAGCCAGGAGGCCACCTGCACCTGA